The DNA sequence TCTGCAGGGGTGAAAAATATATTTGATGTGACGAGATTAAACTCTACTGCAGTTGCCGGTTCAGCGCATACAGCAGCGAATGGTTTTGTTAATTTATACTATGGCAGAAGCTATTTTGCCAGATTAATGTTTCAATTTTAAATAATAAGTTACTGTTATGAAGTATTTAAAAATATTTTCTGTTCTTTCCATCATGGTGGCCACACAGTCCTGTCTCTCTGCAGATGAAGATCCGGTTCCGGTTCCTCCCATGACTGGATCAGAAGTCAATGTAAAAGTGGGTGGTCCTACAGAACCTAATCAGGTTTGGATTGATCTGAGTGATTACACCAATCCGGCTGTCAACAGCAGAACAGACTGGGATCTTGGTTTTTATACAGGAGATGAATTTCGTGTAATAATGAACGGGTCTCTTGCTATGACAGTTATTAAAATACCTGATGCTACAGATATCAGTAAAATAAAAGATGCTGATGTTGAAAGTTTGAAAGAAATTGCTCAGGTAGGAACATTTGATGCAGCCAACATGAAGTATATCGATAATCCTGATGGTAATTTTCTGACTCAGACTTCCGGGATTGATGCCATCAAAGAAAATGATACTGATAATCCTGTTTATCTGATCAATCTGGGAAGAGAAATACCTTCCGCAGCCAATATCGGGGCAGGTTCCGTTTCATTGTCCGGTGATCCGAGAGGATGGAAAAAAATTCAGATCCTGAGAGCTCAGAATGGATATAAAATCCGCTATGCCGATCTGAATGCGACAGGAACAGATATCAAAGAATATATCATTACCAAAGATACAGAATACAACTTTTCGTTCTTCAACCTGAAAACAGGTACACCTGTAAAAGTTCAGCCTAAGAAAAAAAGCTGGGACTTAGCATTCACAACGTTTACCAATGAGGTATTCATGGGACCTGCAACCAGCGCGGGAAGCTACTTCTATGCAGATTTTGTAACGACCAATACCTTGAATGGAGTAGGTGCTTACCAGGTAAGTGTTACAGGAAGTCTGGATCAGGCTTATACCGCATTCAAACTGAAAGACGTAGAGCCGGCTAAATTTGTTTTTAACGATCATAGAGCCATCGGTGATAAATGGAGAACAACAACGGGCACGGCATCGAATCCTGTTCCTTTTGTCTACTCAGACCGTTTCTTTGTGCTGAAAGATGCTGAAGGTTTCTACTTTAAACTGAGATTCAACAAAATGAAAGATGAAAACGGAAACCGCGGGTACACCAACTTTGAATTTGAACCTTTATAAATAATCAAATAATAGTATATCATGAAAAAATTCATCCTTGCAGCTTCTGTACTTGTAGCAGTGTATTCCTGCAAAAAGGCAGAAGCATCAACGAAAGAAAATACAAGGGAAGCCACTTCTGAAGCACCAAAAACCAACAATAAAATAGTAACGTTAAACGGCGGAATTACCGAAATCGTAGCTGCTTTAGGCCACGAAAAAGAAATCGTGGGAACAGATGTTACAAGTACTTATCCTGCATCTTTAAAAGCTACGGCTAAAGATTTAGGCCACATGAGATCAATGACCATTGAGCCGATCATGGCAGTGTCTCCGACATTAATTTTAGCTTCTGATAAAGATATCAACCCTGAATTAATGGGGAAAATCAAATCTTCCGGGATTCAAACTGAAGTATTCAAACAGGAATATACAGTAGATGGAACTAAAAAGTTAATCGAATCTGTAGCAAAAGCGATTGGAAATACAGATTACCAGAAATTAAACGACAAGATTGACGCTGATCTTAAACAAGTACAGCCTATTGCTAAAAAACCAAAAGTATTATTCATCTACGCCAGAGGAAATATGCTGATGGTGAGTGGTAAAAATACACCAATGGCTTCATTGATCACTCTTGCAGGAGGTGAAAATGCTGTAACTGATTTTGAAGACTTCAAACCATTGACCCCTGAAGCTGTTGTAAAAGCTAATCCTGATGTACTGTTCTTCTTTGAAACAGGTTTACAGGGAGCAGGAGGAAACGAAGGCGCTCTTAAAATGCCGGGTGTTTCCCAAACCAATGCAGGAAAGAATAAGAAGATCATCGCAATGGATGGAGGTTTAGTATCAGGTTTCGGACCGAGACTAGGAGAAGCAGCAGTAGGATTAAACAAACTTTTAATTGAAAACACAAAGTAAACTATACTTTTATCTTATTATAAGTGCAGTACTGCTGGTCATTATAGCAGTGCTGTCACTTAATACAGGAGTGTATGATTTCGGAGAGAATTCTCCGTTCAGGGCACTGTGGCAATTTATAAAAGGTGATCCGTCTTTGTCCTTAAGTGATAAATATGTGATTTGGGACGTAAGAGCAGCCAGAATTGTTATGGCAATTTTAATAGGAGGAATGCTTTCCGTCTCAGGAACCAGCCTTCAGGGACTTTTTAAAAACCCGCTGGCAACAGGTGATTTAATCGGCCTTACATCGGGTGCAACCCTGCTGGCGGCAATTGCGATTGTTTTAGGAGGACATTTCAAAGAATACCTTCCTGAGGTTGTACAGTTTTCATTGGTAGGAATCGCTGCTTTTATAGGATCATTCTTATCTATGATGCTGGTATACAGGATTTCAACAAGCGGAGGAAAAACAAATGTAGTGATGATGCTGCTTACCGGCGTTGCAATAACCGCAATAGGTTTTTCAATTACCGGATTCCTGATCTATATTTCAAAAGATGAACAGCTTAGAGATTTAACCTTCTGGAATCTGGGAAGTCTGGCAGCCGCTACATGGACAAAGAATATCATTCTGGCCGTTGTAATGACGATCGCTTACATCATTTTATTGCCTAAAGGAAAAGCTTTGAATGCCATGATGTTGGGAGAAAAAGATGCTCAGCACCTGGGAATCAATGTGGAAAAACTGAAAAAACAGATCATCATCACCGTTGCATTAATGGTGGGAACCTGTGTAGCATTTTCAGGGACAATTGGTTTTGTAGGTCTTATTGTACCTTATATTTTAAGACTTTTATTCAAATCCAACAATACCTTTATCCTGCCTTTATCAGCCATGTGCGGAAGTATTTTGCTGCTAACAGCAGATACATTCAGCAGAAGTATTGTAGCGCCGTCTGAGCTTCCAATAGGAATTCTGACTGCACTGATGGGAGGACCTATCTTTATTGCTATTTTGGTTAAATTTAAAAAATCACTGTAATGATCAAGGCACACCAGATTAATTATAAACATAAAGAATTCCGTATTCTGGATGGGGTAGATGTCTCTCTGGAATATGGTGAATTTTTAGCCATTGTAGGTCCGAACGGAGCAGGAAAATCAAGCCTTATGAGTGTTTTGGCAGATGAAGTGAAATCCGGAAAACAAAAAGTATTATTTAAAGATAAGCTTATTCAGCATTGGAATGTAAAGGAGCTTTCCAGACATAAAGCAAAATTTTCTCAGCATAACAGCAATGATATTCCGCTTGAAGTAAAAGATGTGGTCATGATGGGAAGATAT is a window from the Chryseobacterium indologenes genome containing:
- a CDS encoding HmuY family protein, coding for MKYLKIFSVLSIMVATQSCLSADEDPVPVPPMTGSEVNVKVGGPTEPNQVWIDLSDYTNPAVNSRTDWDLGFYTGDEFRVIMNGSLAMTVIKIPDATDISKIKDADVESLKEIAQVGTFDAANMKYIDNPDGNFLTQTSGIDAIKENDTDNPVYLINLGREIPSAANIGAGSVSLSGDPRGWKKIQILRAQNGYKIRYADLNATGTDIKEYIITKDTEYNFSFFNLKTGTPVKVQPKKKSWDLAFTTFTNEVFMGPATSAGSYFYADFVTTNTLNGVGAYQVSVTGSLDQAYTAFKLKDVEPAKFVFNDHRAIGDKWRTTTGTASNPVPFVYSDRFFVLKDAEGFYFKLRFNKMKDENGNRGYTNFEFEPL
- a CDS encoding FecCD family ABC transporter permease, with protein sequence MKTQSKLYFYLIISAVLLVIIAVLSLNTGVYDFGENSPFRALWQFIKGDPSLSLSDKYVIWDVRAARIVMAILIGGMLSVSGTSLQGLFKNPLATGDLIGLTSGATLLAAIAIVLGGHFKEYLPEVVQFSLVGIAAFIGSFLSMMLVYRISTSGGKTNVVMMLLTGVAITAIGFSITGFLIYISKDEQLRDLTFWNLGSLAAATWTKNIILAVVMTIAYIILLPKGKALNAMMLGEKDAQHLGINVEKLKKQIIITVALMVGTCVAFSGTIGFVGLIVPYILRLLFKSNNTFILPLSAMCGSILLLTADTFSRSIVAPSELPIGILTALMGGPIFIAILVKFKKSL
- a CDS encoding heme/hemin ABC transporter substrate-binding protein, giving the protein MKKFILAASVLVAVYSCKKAEASTKENTREATSEAPKTNNKIVTLNGGITEIVAALGHEKEIVGTDVTSTYPASLKATAKDLGHMRSMTIEPIMAVSPTLILASDKDINPELMGKIKSSGIQTEVFKQEYTVDGTKKLIESVAKAIGNTDYQKLNDKIDADLKQVQPIAKKPKVLFIYARGNMLMVSGKNTPMASLITLAGGENAVTDFEDFKPLTPEAVVKANPDVLFFFETGLQGAGGNEGALKMPGVSQTNAGKNKKIIAMDGGLVSGFGPRLGEAAVGLNKLLIENTK